The Fulvivirga maritima genome segment TAGTAGCTGCTCTATCTACTGCTTCTACAGCCTTCAGCATAGGAGCTTTATTATCAAGCGCCTCGCCAGTGTATGAAACAAATATAGTAGGTATACATAGTGTAGCTCCATAAACGAACATAGGAGAACTAGGGTCCCAAGCGGTATAACCACGAGCTTCGAAAGTACTTCTTATACCTCCATTAGGAAATGAAGACGCATCCGGTTCTTGCTGAACTAGTGCACTTCCTTTAAATCTCTCTATTCCTAATCCGGCATCAAAAAATGTATCATGCTTCTCTGCGGTTGAACCTGTAAGAGGCTGAAACCAGTGAGTATAATGAGTTACTCCTTTAGAGAGAGCCCATGACTTGGCTGCAGATGCTACAACATCAGCAGTATCTGCATCTATTTTTATTCCGTCTTCAATCGCTTTTTTTACCTTTTTGAATATTTCAGGTGAAAGGAGCGTCTGCATCTGCTTTAACCCAAATACATCCTGAGCATAAAAATCTGAGATCTTAGCCTTCGACTCCACATTTATCTTAGGTCGGTTATTTGCTAAATCTAATGCTTTAAAGCGTAAGTGTGCCATAGTGGTTTTTTAGATTATTTTTTACGTTAGGTAAAATTATTAAATATTTTGCTTCAAATCTTAAAAGTCATTCTTTTTTATAGAAAGAAGCCATCATTTTTAACACAATCAAGCCAAAAAAGATACCAAAAAGCCAAAATCCTGTTAAAAAACACCATATTCGATCTCTGCAAACGATATAATTAATTTTATAATGCTATAATTATCAATGTTAAGTTTTCATTAAAACTTAACACACAACCTCTTAATAGTAAACGGTCTAATTGGCTCTCTCAGCCTATTCTACATGCCATTAAATAAAATCGCATCATTTATATTTTATTAAAATGATTAAGGTTATTTTCACTGGCTACTCACTTATCAGCTTATGTCAATCCGTTTTTACATCATTATAAGACATATTTAACCTCACTCTTGCAGTACTATACCAGCAGGACTTTCGTTTTATGATATCTCCATATAATTTAAGCTATTGACAATCACATGTCTCCAAAAACAAAACCGAGTTTAGGTTCAAGAATATCACAATTAAGGCATATAAAGATTCCCGCTTCAGTAAAGCTTTTGCTTAAAATATTAATTAGCGGATTAGCCATTTACATCACTATAAAGAAAATTGATGTGAAAGAGGCAATTAACGTTATTACCCATTGCAATATTTACTGGCTTCTAATAGCGGTTTTATTATTCAACGTATCCCAATGGATAAGTGCTGTCAGGCTCAAAAACCTATTAGAAGAGCTTAGCATTCAAGCCTCATATTGGTTTCACATCAAGCTATTTTATTTTGGAATGCTTTATAATATAATATTACCTGGAGGTATAGGTGGAGATGCCTACAAAGTGATTTTACTAAAAGGCCAATTTAATAAAAGAGGAAGAGATATACTGAAAGCGTTATTTCTTGACCGACTCAGCGGATTGGCCGGCCTACTATTCCTTGCACTAATATTGGCATTGATCATTAACATGCCGTGGAATGAAAATTTCAACACCCTGACCTTGCTATCATCAATTTTAATATACCCAGGCTACTTTTTAGTCAATAAATTTATCTTCCCTTCCTTCACCAAAAGCTTTCTATCGGTAAACATTTTGGGAATACTTATGCAAGGCACCCAAGTTATCTGTGCTTACTTTATACTGCTAAGTCTGGGTGCTGAAGCCAACTACTTAAGTTATCTGCTGGTGTTTTTGGTATCTTCTATAGCTACCATTATCCCAGTGACTTTAGGAGGTCTCGGTATGAGAGAGCTGGTATTTTTATATGCAGCTGATTTTTTAGTCTTTGATAAAGAAACGGCTATTGCTCTTTCACTGCTTTTCTTCCTGATTACTGTGGCATCATCATTACTTGGACTTTTTGTTAATCCTAAGTTAAAAGAGAGCACCGCCCCTGAGCTCAGTACTTCTCCAGAATATTAATATTTACGCTGTATCTCTTCAGGCACGTCACAGTTCTGCCAGTTTCTGGTATCGGTGATATGAAAAATTTTCCAGCCGGCTTCACTTTTAAACAGATGGAAGGCATCTACTCCGCAGTGGCTAAACTTATCATCTGCATAAAAAGCATACTCCGCCCATACCTGAGCCAAATGCCCATCAATACGAATTTCAACATTCCAAATTTCTTCATTCCACTCTACATCATGCGGAGTACCCACACTTTTTAGAAATTCGATTAACGTCCCCTGATGTAAAACTGGCTTACCAGAACGATCAGTAAACACGGAGTACATCTCAGCCTGCTCCGAAAAAGCTGAACGAACCAAATCACTATCCCCTTTCTCCATGCCTTCAAAAAGTGTATCAATTACTTTTCTCACGGCCTTAGCCTCCTGTTCGGTTTTATCAGTATTCTGCGCATAGCTGTGCAAGCTTATCAGTACACAACATAATGCTAGCATATTTCTCATCATATTATCTAAAATAACCAATTCCTTCCAACTTTTTATCTATCAAGCCTTTAAAGGCCACGTTGCCTATTTGGATAATATTAATTATACTGCATATAAGTATATCGATATGACACTAACCACCAAATGAACCGATACACCATCATATTTTTCGTATTTTTTACTATTGCATTCGCCTGCAACGGCCAATACCTGGATAGCCTAGAAAAAGAACTAAAAACAGCGACTAACGAAGAAAAGGTAGATATTCTCAATAAGCTTTTTGTAGTGCATCATCAGCTTAACCCTAAACCGGCCTTAGAATATGCCTCCCAGGCACTGGACTTAGCCTCCTCCATTGACTACAAGAAAGGTAAAGCCGCTGCACTCAATAATCTGGGGGTTATTTATAAAAATCAGGGAGTTTATAACAGAGCCCTTGAGTACTATAAAACCTCATTAAAGCTAAGTGAAGAAATAAATGATAAAAGAGCCATAGCCTCCACTACTAATAATTTAGGGGCTATCTACTCCCTTAAGGGTGATCATGAAATGGCCTTAACTTATTTCACTACCTCCATTGAACTGTTCACTGAACTTGATGACCAAAAACAGATCATAGGTGCCTTAAACAATCTGGGCAATGCCTATAATGACGATGGTAAGAAGATAAAGGCACTTCAATATTTTAACGAATCTATTGAGCTCGCTGAGCAACTCGGCATTACCAGTAGAACACCGGAGCCTCTCAATAATATTGGTAATATTTACTTTTACAACAAAGATTTTGAAAAAGCCCTGGAATATTATGAACGCTCCTATGAAGCAGAAACCAAGTCTGATAATATTTTAGGACAAGCGCAGGCACTCTCTAATATCGCCGCCACATACTACGAAACTCAACAGCTACCTAAGGCCAAAACTTATTACCAGCAGGCAGAGCAATTAGCCGACTCTATCAGTGCTTATATGGTGTTAGTAGTCACTTATGATGGGCTATCTAAAATTTATGCCCAACAAGAAAAGTACAAAGAGGCCTATGAAGCCAGGCTTAATTATGATCAAACCCAAGAGATCATTTACACTCAGGAGAAAGGCAAAAACAGCTCTCAATTAGAAATAGCTACAGAACTACAACAAAAAGAGAAGGAACTAGAAGTCCTGAAAAAACAAAACCGTATTAAACAGCTGCAAATAGAAAAAAGCAGGATTGTGATTATACTGAGTATAATGGGAGTGATTATGATTTTAGGAGCGATCTTTATTCTTATTAAAGCGAAAAAAGTAAAGTTTAAATTTTAACTTTTACTTTATTTGATAATGGATATGATCATCATGCCTTACTGCATGGCAGCCATGATAACGCACCTTATCGTAACCTGTTAACTGCCACCTTTCTTTTAAATGAGGTTCAATAAATATTTTTGATGCCTTGTCACTTCCGGCCATTAACTGCAGTAATCTTTTGGTGCGTGTGGCGTCCACATTATAATCATCTGCATGCCACTTAGGCACCAGGTAAGTGAGCGCTCCGTATTGGAAGAAGCCTTTTTCCGCACAGATTTCAGGGTAGTTAGACTCTCCATTTTTCGGAGCCTCGTAAATACCATAACCTATAAAAGATGGTGCATTATCAGACGCCCTGCCTGATGATTTATCGCTATAATAAAAAGCCAGATCTATCTTTCTTCCATCATTATGACTCCAATGGGGCAATAATGGAAAGCCATCAAAAAAAGGAAAGTTGGCATCCAGGTAATTAGTTTTTGTATCCGGAAACTCCTTTTTCATATCTATAGACAACCTCAGAATTTCATTTTTGAGATCAGGTGTAACATAATGCCTGTTGAGCAAACAAGTGGTAATGTTTAATGGCCTGAGATTTCCTGTAAGCGGCAGCGGCACCCTACCGAACAAAGGAGCTAAGGCAGGCACTAGCATCAGCGTACTTAATATGTAGAAACCAAAAAACAGCAAGAGTGCCTTAATAGCGCTCCATGAAAGTTTTCTGGCGATTAAAACGGTGACTAAATAAACAACCCCTCCTATTTGCGTAAAAACAGTAAGCAGGAGAAATAACAAGACATGCCTTAAAACCTTCAACATAGGATCATCATTGATAAATCTAACCTCTTATTATGAAAGCTTATTCTTCACAGCCTCCACATTCTTTTTAGAATTACCGATAAAGATCTCCCCGTCTATCACAAAAACAGGCCTTTTGAGGAAAGTGTACTCTTCTAAAATATAATTTTTATAATCCTCTTCAGACAGCTGCTTTTCTTTTAATCCCAGCTCTTTATATTTTCGGGCTACGCGGCTGAACAAGGCTTCATAGCTTCCTGCCAGTTTTTTCATTTCTTCCAGCTGCTCTGCTGTGATTTTATCTGTTTTTATATCCTGATATTCAAACTCTTCACCTATTTCCAGTTCTTTAATGATGCGCTTGCAGGTATCACAAGTAGAAAGATAATAAACCTTTTTCATGAGCTTTTTTGAGATCAAAGCTAAACCGTTACTCCTTTCACTGCAAATTCTTATTTGTTTTTAATCCCTCCTATAATTATTTTTAGCCCAATGACTAAGGTAATATCATTTGTAAGCAGAAAAGGGGGCACCGGTAAAACAACCAATGCCATCAACCTGGCTACCATGCTCAATAATCTGGGACACAGCGTAGCTCTTATTGAAACAGACACCAACTATACGCTTAGCACACTACGCAAGATGGAGGTGTACAAGTCTGGTGCTAAAGCCAACTCAATTTTTGAAATACTCGGCTCTAAAGATGATAAAATTGCTGATGAGATTATAGCGCTCAAGGCCAAGAACCGTTATGACTATATAATAGTAGACAGCGCCGGAAAACCTACTGACGAAGGCATAAAAAAACTGTGTCTGCAAAGTGATGCTGTGGTAGTGCCTACCAGTCTTACCCAAAACGACCTGCTGGTAACTTACCAGACCATTACGGATCTCTCTCCGGCTAAAGACCTGAACGATAATTTAAAAATCATGGTTTTACCGAATAGGATCCATAGCATGACTAAAAACAAAACAATTCAGGAGGCAATGGGTAACCTTGATGCCACTATTCTGGATGTATCAGTACCACAAAAGAATTTATATGTTAACTTCAGCACTATATTGGCTGAAAAAGAATATTTGAACATTGCTCAGGCAATTATAAAAGAACTATAAGCATGGCTAAAAGAAAAAATCCACTATCAGACCTAGATGCATTTTTAAAGCAAGAAGCATCATCTCTGGTAAATCCTGATGCAATTAAAAATGAGGAAGAAAGCAATACAGCTCCAGCTGTAGAGACTAAAGCTCCAGAAAAGCCCAGCAAAGAGTTAATCATAAAACTATTGCTTCTTTTAGCTGAAGAAGAAGGTTCTCAGTTCCAAGACTCTTTTTACGATATCATTAAATCTACCCAGGAGACGCTAGGCCTACACTCTTCTGAAGACAAAATGCTGATGAATACTATCCTGTATTTACAAAATAAACCCAATTGGAAAGAAAGCATAGCTGACTACTGGAGTAAGCTGGGCGTTTAAGTTTACTAAAGAAAAGCTAATTATTATTTTTCTCTATAGTGAAAATCCTAGCTTTGTAATCTATCACTAAGACGTTAATAGATTATGAAATTTGGAACTAAAGCTATACATGCAGGCGTAGAGCCCGATCCTTCTACCGGAGCTATCATGACGCCTATTTTTCAGACCTCCACTTATGTTCAGGCCTCACCAGGAGACCATAAAGGATATGAGTACTCCAGAACCCAAAACCCTACGCGTGATGCCCTTCAAAAAAGCATTGCCGCTCTGGAAAACGGAAATCACGGATTATGTTTTTCTTCTGGTCTGGCAGCCATTGATGCCGTTATAAAACTTCTTCAACCAGGAGATGAAGTAATAGCAGCTAATGATCTCTACGGTGGCACTTACCGTTTATTCACTAAAGTGTTTGCTAAATATGGCATTAAATTTCACTTTGTAAGCCTAGAAAAAGCAGAAGCTGTTTCTGACTTAATTAATGACAACACCAAACTCATATGGGTGGAAACTCCAACCAACCCTATGATGAATATCATCGATATAGCTGCCGTTTCTGAGATAGCTAAAAAGCACGATCTACTTTTAGCAGTAGATAATACTTTCGCTACTCCTTACTTGCAAAATCCTATGGACATGGGCGCTGATATAGTAATGCACTCCGTAACCAAGTACCTCGGTGGACACTCAGATGTGGTAATGGGCGCATTGGTAGTAAATGATGAAAAACTAAAAACTGACCTGGCGTTTATCCAAAACAGCTGCGGAGCCACTCCCGGCCCTCAAGATTGCTTTTTGGTACTGAGAGGTATAAAAACACTGCACATAAGAATGGATCGCCACTGTGAAAACGGCAGAAAGGTTGCTGAATTCTTAAAAGATCACCCTAAAGTAGAAAATGTTTACTGGCCAGGACTGGAATCTCACCCCAACCATGATATTGCTAAAAAGCAAATGAAAGACTTTGGCGGGATGATTTCATTCACCCTAAAAGGCGATAATAAAGCGGAGGCTTTTAGAATAATGGAAAGCTTTAGATTTTTCTCTTTAGCTGAATCTCTGGGAGGAATAGAGTCTATGGTAAACCACCCTGCTACTATGACTCATGCCAGCATACCTAGAGAAGAAAGACTTAAAATAGGTTTATTAGATTCTTTAATCAGGCTTAGCGTGGGCATAGAAGATGCTGATGATCTTATTGCTGACCTGAAAGCGGCTTTAGCTTAATAAAAGGCCGTTTCATCATCAGAAGTACTTAAGGCAGTGGGGAATTTTAAAATAAACTCACTGCCTTTTCTATATTCCGAAATGAGTGTTATCGATCCTCCTAACTTCTCCACCAGGTTCTTTACTATAGCTAAGCCCAAGCCATTAGAACTCTCTCCTGCAGTAGGTCTGGCGCTGAGTTTTACGAATTTCTTATATAAATTTTTCTTATCCGTCTCACTAAAACCCTGACCAAAATCCTTTACAGATATTACAAAGTGATCTACCTCTTTCACTGCGCCTAGTATTACTTTACTATCTGGCTTAGAAAACTTAATAGCATTAGAAATAAGGTTATCTAAAATACGAGAAAGGTGCAACTTACCTGTTTCCACTATTAGCTCCTCTCTTGCTTCGTTCACCTCTAGCTGTACTTTTTTAGCTTCGGCATCTGATAAAAAACTCTGATACTTTTCTTTCAAAAAGGCATTGATATCTACTTTAGTCAGCTCTTCTTTTTCTCCATTTCTTTCAAAAGCATTTATTTCCAAAAGATCGCTGATTAGCTCCAGACCAGACTCTGCCACATCTTTTTGCAGGTCTAGCAAATGCCTCTGCTCTGCCTCTACAGAACTTTTACTTAGCACCTGCGCTAACCCTTTTATTCTGCTAAAAGGAGACTTAAGGTCATGTGCCACTATGCTCATTAAAGTATCCTTTTCATTATTCAGGTCCAACAAGTTTTTATTTTGCTCTGTCAGCTTCTGATTCTGCAGCTCTATCTGGTCATTCTTTTCCTTTATCTGTTGCTGATGAGTTTTAATTTCATTGTTTTTCAACAGCAGGCTTTCGTTCACCTGCTTAAGCTTTCTACCAGAATACCATAATACCAGCAAAAGAAATAGCGCAGCCCCTATCACTATTATAAGGATAACATTGGCATATCGATGCTTTTCCAAAAGGGCTTCATCTCGCATTTGCTGAGATTTTAACAATTCATTTTCCGCATCCCTTTCGCCTAGCTCCAGCCTGGATTCTATGCGTTCAATCTTATTATTAACAGCTACATCATTCAGCTTTCCTTTTAACCGATGATATTGCTGAAAATGATCAAAGGCACAATTAACATCTCCCTGCTTTTTACATATCTCTGACAAGTAATACTGAATTTCCCACTCCAGGTTAATATCTCTGGTTTTATTCAGTAAACTTTCCAGTAATGACTTCGCTGATCCCAATTTATTTTCTTCATAATAAATCTTACCCAATAGCAGGTCTACCCTCACTTTTAAACTTTCATTACCAGACTCTCCCAAATGGATCAGCGCTTCATTAGCATAGCCCAGAGCACTATCATAAGTATGTTCATTAAAGTATAGGCTGGCTATTCCTAAGTTTATATTAACCAGGTTGATATTATCATTCAGCTTGTAAGCCTCCCGACGAGCCTGCATATAATATTCAAATGCAGTATCATATTTGGCCATTTTCTGATTTATCGAAGCCAACTCTAGCAAGATAGAAATACGACCAGCCGCACTACCAGTTTCATTCCTGATAGCCAAAGCACGTAATGACATATCAAGGGCCTTTTCATAATTCTCTTGTTGAAGGTATAGCTCAGAGAGGCTCTTATAAACATAGCTGAGTCCTCGTTCATTACTATGCCTTTTGAATATATTTAAGGACTTTACATAATAATCATAAGCTCTTGCATGATCTCCCCTGGTCATAAAAAGGCGCCCAAGACTATTCAAGGAATGAGCATATTGCGTAGAATCTTGATGAGCCAAAGCCTCCTCTGAGGCCAAAGTATAATAATCAAAGGCTTTGATGCCGTTTCCCTTATAAACATAAGCTAGCCCCATATAATTATAAGTATTAGCCAGATTGTACTGTCCATCGTAATCATTTACTTTCACCAGATTAATGGCCTGAGTACAATAATAGATAGAGCTATCAGGAAAAGACTTACGATACTCCCACGCCAGCCGGTTATAGGTTTTAACCTTAGCAGTATCATTCAACTCTTTTGAAAGAGTACTACGAAGACTATCTATAACATCAACATCTTGTGCACTTATAGAATAGCTTATTAAAAAAAAGAAATGAAATACAATTAAAAGCCCTCTCATTTAAATGACCGCTTACTGCCTAAAATGAATTACACTAAATTTTACTTTTGAGTTCAAAGATGTAATTTAAAAATTATGATTTAATAGTGGTAATCAAGCTGAAAAGCTTTAAGATTAAATTTTACAACTAATTGAATAACAAACACTTAAAAGAATAAATTAAAACTTGGCATTATGATTGTTTAATTAACAGTAAATCAAACAAAAAATGCCATGAAGAAATTATTACTTATAGCTGTGTTGATGACAGGGGTTTCATTGCATAGTAGCCAGGCCCAACGTTTTATAGCATCTTTTGGAGTACAACATAGTTGGGGAGTACCTACAGTGGTTTCTCATGTAGTATATGATAACTACCATGGCTATGAATGGGTACATACGAAAAGACATTACCTTCATGGCCAACTTTTCTTTGATGTAGTACTTCAGCAAAGCAATTATTTCATAGAACTAAGAGTAGACAATTTCGGACATGTCGTTCGTAGAGAATATGTAGATTACTACCCTTTACATGATCATATCTGTGGCAGTTACTGTGGTTATTATAGTAATTATTATAACAGCCATTATTCTGCTTGTCATGATCATCATCACCATGGACATAACCATGTAGTGTATGTAAACCCTGCACCTCGCCGTGTAGTTTATGTGCAACCTAAAACTACAGTTGTTTATAAAAACAATTCTTCTCACCACCATAGCAACAGACCTGTCTCTACTCGTAGAAGCACTGTTTCTAACAGTAGAAGCCAGCCAGCAAGAAACAGAAGATATTATGATGCTGACAAATATGAATCTAACAGCAGAAGTAGAAGAAATTATGATGCTAAAAAGTATGAATCTAATAATAGTGGATCTAGAAAATCTAGCACATATAACAGTTCAAAATCCAGCAATAATTCAAACTCCAGAAGCCGATCTGCCAGAAGCACTAGCGTAAATAACAGCAGTAGAAGCAGACGAGGTAATTAGAAAAAGCTCAATTAGTCCAAAAAAGAAGGCCATTCAATAATTTGAATGGCCTTTTATTATTTCAACAACCTACAAGCATTAACAATACTTCTCTACCCAAAGCAGATTCTCCTCCACAAATTCATTATAATGATTATTGCCATTTCTGTTATCTAACAAAGTGGCGTAGTGAAAGGCCATTTCCTCAAACCATAATTGGAGCTTTTCGGTGTAATATTCACCTTCATTTTCTGTTTGCAAATGATCAAGCGGCAATGCTCCATTTATAGCAAGCTTAACAGTAGGCTTATCTTTACGAGCCATACATTTAAACACAATTCCTGAGTACATATAAAAGTACACAAACATAAAGTCTGACTTACGCACCTTCAAAGAAGGAAACTGAGCTTCAAATATTTTTCTGGCTGTTACAAAGTCTCCTTTTATAGATAGATAAGGGAGTAGCTGGCAATATACTTCTACTTCCTCTGTTGTTCCATTAAGTTCTTTTAGTGTTTTATAAAGCATGTCCTCTGCCAGTGCCTCCTCTCCCAGCTCTATAGCAGGTATGATCAATTTCGGATAAGTAATCATAGGAACTTCAGCGCAAGTAAGCTTTCCGCTAAGTATGGGTTGAGCCATTTCAATGGCCGTTTTATAATCTTTTGTATCTATGAATACATCCAAAATGCTATTCAGCTCACACGCAGAGCAATCCATTAACCGCTCCCACTTGGCCGGCGCTCTTTTATAAGCCTCATAGGCCTCCAGTGTCTTTTCATGTTTACCTAAAGAAGAATATACTTTTAAAAAACAGTATTGGATAACCCTGTCTGTAGCCCCAAAATCACGATAACGGCGCTCAAACTCGCTAAGTAATGAATTGATCTTTTCTAATGAGATATTATGAAAACCGGGCAATAAATTAATCACCCATTTAAAAGCCCATAATACGGAGCTATATCTAAACCTACCGGGGTGCTCATCACAGATCTTCAGAAACCATGGATATTGAGCTATCATTTCCTCTTGATAATTAAGAAAACAACATTGCTGCAAAAACTCATATCGGGCCTCGAACTCCAAGTCCAGATCTTTAAAGAACATAGCTTTGCGTATACATTTAAAAGCCAAATCTTTATTATCAAGAGTGGTTTTAGCTCCTTTTAGATAATTAACAGCATTATAAACATCTTCAACAGTATCTAAATTATTATACGCTGCCATATTAATAGGTTTTATTTAAAATATACATCAGGTTTTTATTCATTCCTTCCAGCTCCTCCTGGTTTAGAGGGTAATGCCCCATAAGCATAGCATTAAAATAAAGAGACTGAATAAGCGCCTCCTCCATGCCTTCATGAGCCTTTTCTAAAAGTTTTTTTACTATAGGGTTATTATAATTCAGATACAATTTAGAGTTAAATGAAGCTGATGGTTCATAAACAGCCCCTGTTATACCTGCCCAGAGATCATTACTTTCTTCTTGTATTCTACCCACATCTCTATCCATCAGTTTTTTATTAGAGAGGTTATAAATGGCTGGTATATTATCCGGTTCAAACTGTTTTATTTCAAGCTCGCAATCGTAATTAAGCAGGTAATCCTGAAGGCGCATGAGCCTCTCCTGAGTTTGATCATATACCTCAATATCCAGAGGCATTAAAATATTGCCAAAATGCTCTGTATCAATTCTTTGATAAACATGATCACTATCTTGCCTACTGGCTAGAAGTAAAATATCGGCATCATAAATATAGCCGGCATTAATTATTAACCTATTTTGAGCCCGTGCAATAGGCACTATCTGTCTGAAATCATCTATATCAGGCACATAGGTAATTGTTTTTCCTCTTTTCTTTATCTGCTCTAAGCTAAGCGGCCCTTCTGAGGTAGGGAAGATAAACCAGTTGGCTATGAAATTAAAGAAATCAACATTATTAAGCGCAGTGCTCTTTAGCGCCTGATTATGAATAGAAATAATATTTTCCAGCGACTTAGGAGAGGTTTGACTAAGGCCTATTAAATATTCTATAATTGAAGCTCCTAACTCTTCTTGTACCTCATAAAAAGCTTTGTCTTTATACAAGTCTTCTCTTGATGCCGTAGGTGCCAGGTTAGAAGAATTAACCACTGCTTTCACAAAAAAGGCCCATTCTGGTAGCAGATCTTTATTATCTGTAGAAATGAGCATATTTTTTATATATACATGATTATGCTGAGCTGTGGCCACACCTGTAGGCCTCGGAAAAACATAGCCGATACCTCTCGTTTTGCCTGTGGAATCAGTTAAAGGGATGTAATTAGAAAAGTTTTCATTAAACACTTCTCTTCCAAAATTCAAAATTGTATCACCCTGTGCTCGGCCATTGCTCCACGGGAAATAGTTAATAATCGTTTCTCTCTTCTCTCCATCAATAAAAACCTCTATAGGAATTCCTAAAAACTCACCATATAGCTTCAATAAACCTACCAACTGCTCAGGATGCATTTTTAGCTCTTCCTTAATTTTCAAAGTTACAGTAGTACCCACTTCCTGAGAGGCCGGACTTACTTCAGTGCTGTACGTTCCATCTACACGGCCATTCCAAACAACTACTTCTTCCGCCTTTAAAGATTTAGTAATTACATTAATCTCATCGGTAACCATAAAACAGGATAGCAAACCAATACCAAACTGCCCTATAAAATCTTCTGACCTTCTGCGTAAAGCATCTTGACTTTTGGAGCTTGAACCTATCCTTGATAAGAATTCTGTAACCTCCTCTTGAGTAAGGCCAATACCATTATCCTTTACTTTTAGCACCTGCTCATCATCTCTATGAAACAGTTCTACCTCTATAAATTCATTAAAAGTATCTTCCTTTTTCCTCGCACTAATGGCGTCTACTGCATTTTGTAGCAGTTCTCGTATAAAAACTTCTTTATGAGAGTATAGGTTATCAGAAAGCACTTTGAGCAGTCCTGATAAATTCACTTGAAATATTGATTCCATCCTTCCCAATTTTTAATTGCTAGCTTATTGTTACACTTAATTTAGCCTGCTTCACATTAAATTTTATAAAAAATTTAAGATCTATTAGCCGGTAAGTGAGGCCCAAAACTATGTAATTAGATTCAAAACGAAGCAATGAAGCTCCATTACCTACTTATAATTAAGCTATTAGATTCGTGATTTAATAGATTTAGCAATTAGTTTAAAAAATAAGTAATATTTTTGTGCTGGAAATTTTACTAAGCATGCCGGCAATTAGG includes the following:
- a CDS encoding lysylphosphatidylglycerol synthase transmembrane domain-containing protein codes for the protein MLKILISGLAIYITIKKIDVKEAINVITHCNIYWLLIAVLLFNVSQWISAVRLKNLLEELSIQASYWFHIKLFYFGMLYNIILPGGIGGDAYKVILLKGQFNKRGRDILKALFLDRLSGLAGLLFLALILALIINMPWNENFNTLTLLSSILIYPGYFLVNKFIFPSFTKSFLSVNILGILMQGTQVICAYFILLSLGAEANYLSYLLVFLVSSIATIIPVTLGGLGMRELVFLYAADFLVFDKETAIALSLLFFLITVASSLLGLFVNPKLKESTAPELSTSPEY
- a CDS encoding nuclear transport factor 2 family protein — its product is MLALCCVLISLHSYAQNTDKTEQEAKAVRKVIDTLFEGMEKGDSDLVRSAFSEQAEMYSVFTDRSGKPVLHQGTLIEFLKSVGTPHDVEWNEEIWNVEIRIDGHLAQVWAEYAFYADDKFSHCGVDAFHLFKSEAGWKIFHITDTRNWQNCDVPEEIQRKY
- a CDS encoding tetratricopeptide repeat protein yields the protein MNRYTIIFFVFFTIAFACNGQYLDSLEKELKTATNEEKVDILNKLFVVHHQLNPKPALEYASQALDLASSIDYKKGKAAALNNLGVIYKNQGVYNRALEYYKTSLKLSEEINDKRAIASTTNNLGAIYSLKGDHEMALTYFTTSIELFTELDDQKQIIGALNNLGNAYNDDGKKIKALQYFNESIELAEQLGITSRTPEPLNNIGNIYFYNKDFEKALEYYERSYEAETKSDNILGQAQALSNIAATYYETQQLPKAKTYYQQAEQLADSISAYMVLVVTYDGLSKIYAQQEKYKEAYEARLNYDQTQEIIYTQEKGKNSSQLEIATELQQKEKELEVLKKQNRIKQLQIEKSRIVIILSIMGVIMILGAIFILIKAKKVKFKF
- a CDS encoding arsenate reductase family protein, which produces MKKVYYLSTCDTCKRIIKELEIGEEFEYQDIKTDKITAEQLEEMKKLAGSYEALFSRVARKYKELGLKEKQLSEEDYKNYILEEYTFLKRPVFVIDGEIFIGNSKKNVEAVKNKLS
- a CDS encoding ParA family protein, giving the protein MTKVISFVSRKGGTGKTTNAINLATMLNNLGHSVALIETDTNYTLSTLRKMEVYKSGAKANSIFEILGSKDDKIADEIIALKAKNRYDYIIVDSAGKPTDEGIKKLCLQSDAVVVPTSLTQNDLLVTYQTITDLSPAKDLNDNLKIMVLPNRIHSMTKNKTIQEAMGNLDATILDVSVPQKNLYVNFSTILAEKEYLNIAQAIIKEL
- a CDS encoding cystathionine gamma-synthase, coding for MKFGTKAIHAGVEPDPSTGAIMTPIFQTSTYVQASPGDHKGYEYSRTQNPTRDALQKSIAALENGNHGLCFSSGLAAIDAVIKLLQPGDEVIAANDLYGGTYRLFTKVFAKYGIKFHFVSLEKAEAVSDLINDNTKLIWVETPTNPMMNIIDIAAVSEIAKKHDLLLAVDNTFATPYLQNPMDMGADIVMHSVTKYLGGHSDVVMGALVVNDEKLKTDLAFIQNSCGATPGPQDCFLVLRGIKTLHIRMDRHCENGRKVAEFLKDHPKVENVYWPGLESHPNHDIAKKQMKDFGGMISFTLKGDNKAEAFRIMESFRFFSLAESLGGIESMVNHPATMTHASIPREERLKIGLLDSLIRLSVGIEDADDLIADLKAALA